In the genome of Deinococcus deserti VCD115, one region contains:
- the tig gene encoding trigger factor has translation MAELISREGNKVEFKVAVPAAEVNRAYEQVWAGLARDVRVPGFRPGKAPRKVIEGRVGKGYVEQEVRDRLLQVHYPQAARELKLSLVDATIDPQDLNNGKDFTFNVRGETYPEVTLGDWSDLKLEATSPEITDDVLNRTLSDLQERNATFESVDRAIEASDQVTIEEQGEDGGTYPVYLDVAEAHVRDALLGKNKGDTVEITVPAHQHGDHEHAEHTVTVKIMDVKTKQLQELNDEFASSLNFESLDRLRADLRNELQRRAQQEGDNARREEFVAHLTERMQADIPQALLERRREAMMQEIQDDLSRQGVKWSEYETFMKEQGKLDEFMADLSKNAETRVKRDLALEKLAEDLKVQVSDAEFNQTMTMLAQANGLSPEQLSKQLGPNGINSYYASIVRERALQQALAQLSGPQAETVAADQGEQQAEGQEESAEKSEE, from the coding sequence ATGGCAGAGCTGATCAGCAGAGAAGGCAACAAGGTGGAATTCAAGGTGGCGGTACCCGCCGCCGAAGTAAACCGCGCATACGAGCAGGTCTGGGCCGGTCTGGCCCGCGACGTGCGTGTTCCCGGGTTCCGCCCCGGCAAGGCCCCGCGCAAGGTGATCGAAGGCCGCGTGGGCAAGGGCTACGTGGAGCAGGAAGTGCGTGACCGCCTGCTGCAGGTTCACTACCCCCAGGCGGCCCGCGAGCTGAAGCTGAGCCTGGTGGACGCCACCATTGATCCCCAGGATCTCAACAACGGTAAGGACTTCACCTTCAATGTCCGGGGCGAAACGTACCCCGAAGTCACCCTGGGTGACTGGAGTGACCTGAAGCTCGAAGCGACCTCCCCTGAGATCACTGATGATGTGCTGAACCGCACCCTCAGCGATCTGCAGGAGCGCAACGCCACCTTCGAAAGCGTGGACCGCGCCATTGAGGCCAGCGATCAGGTAACCATCGAGGAGCAGGGCGAAGATGGCGGAACCTACCCGGTGTACCTCGATGTCGCCGAAGCTCACGTTCGTGACGCTCTGCTGGGCAAGAACAAGGGCGACACCGTGGAAATCACCGTGCCGGCCCACCAGCACGGCGACCATGAGCATGCCGAGCACACCGTGACCGTCAAGATCATGGACGTGAAGACCAAGCAGCTGCAGGAGCTCAACGACGAGTTCGCCAGCAGCCTGAACTTCGAGTCGCTTGATCGCCTGCGTGCAGATCTGCGCAACGAGCTGCAGCGCCGCGCCCAGCAGGAAGGTGACAACGCCCGCCGTGAGGAGTTCGTTGCCCACCTGACCGAGCGCATGCAGGCCGACATCCCCCAGGCTCTGCTGGAGCGCCGCCGCGAAGCGATGATGCAGGAGATTCAGGATGACCTGAGCCGCCAGGGCGTCAAGTGGAGCGAGTACGAGACCTTCATGAAGGAGCAGGGCAAGCTCGACGAGTTCATGGCCGACCTGTCCAAGAACGCCGAGACCCGCGTGAAGCGTGACCTGGCGCTGGAGAAACTGGCTGAGGACCTCAAGGTGCAGGTCAGTGACGCCGAGTTCAACCAGACCATGACCATGCTGGCGCAGGCCAACGGCCTGAGCCCTGAGCAGCTGAGCAAGCAGCTGGGGCCGAACGGCATCAACTCCTACTACGCCAGCATCGTGCGTGAACGCGCTCTGCAGCAGGCTCTCGCGCAGCTGAGCGGCCCTCAGGCCGAGACGGTCGCTGCTGACCAGGGTGAGCAGCAGGCTGAAGGGCAGG
- a CDS encoding acyl-CoA dehydrogenase family protein — translation MNFELPEDLREMQTIIRDFMLSRVEPRAHEIEDTNAVPPELMREAAGLGLFGLSIPEEYGGVGLGALGRCAVYEALGQGHMGFGGVISAHASIGTSGLVKLGNEEQKQRFLPRMASGECIAGFAITEPSSGSDAANIRTRAEKRGDMYILNGTKHYISNAPIAGLLTVIAITDPAQGTRGMSAFLVEPQNTPGLSIGKVDEKMGQKGALSSEVIFQDAEVPAANLLGPEHLGYREALGILTNGRVGIAARSTGAMQRLLDLSVAHAKTREQFGQPIAEFQAVQFMLAEMEIAIQTSRLLWQKVAWMVDQKQDVRRMASVAKYHATEALSQVADKAVQVAGGMGYMKDSPVERYYRDQRLLRIYEGTSEIQKLIIARDLLA, via the coding sequence ATGAATTTCGAGTTGCCGGAAGACCTGCGGGAGATGCAGACCATCATTCGTGACTTCATGCTTTCGCGCGTGGAGCCGCGTGCGCATGAAATCGAAGACACCAATGCCGTGCCGCCGGAACTGATGCGCGAGGCGGCCGGGCTGGGATTGTTCGGACTGAGTATTCCCGAGGAATACGGCGGCGTGGGCCTGGGAGCGCTGGGGCGCTGCGCCGTGTATGAGGCGCTGGGTCAGGGCCACATGGGCTTTGGTGGTGTGATCAGTGCGCACGCCAGTATCGGCACTTCGGGGCTGGTCAAGCTGGGCAACGAGGAACAGAAACAGCGTTTCCTGCCCCGCATGGCCAGCGGCGAGTGCATTGCCGGCTTTGCGATTACTGAGCCCAGCAGCGGCTCCGACGCAGCCAATATCCGCACCCGCGCGGAGAAACGCGGCGACATGTACATCCTCAACGGCACCAAACACTACATCAGCAACGCTCCGATCGCGGGGTTGCTCACCGTGATTGCCATTACCGATCCGGCCCAGGGTACCCGCGGCATGAGCGCTTTTCTGGTGGAACCGCAGAACACCCCAGGCCTGAGCATCGGCAAGGTCGACGAGAAGATGGGCCAGAAGGGCGCCCTGTCGTCCGAGGTCATTTTTCAGGACGCCGAGGTGCCGGCCGCCAACCTGCTGGGCCCCGAACACCTGGGCTACCGCGAGGCTCTGGGCATCCTGACCAACGGCCGCGTGGGAATTGCGGCCCGATCCACCGGCGCCATGCAACGGCTGCTGGATCTCAGTGTGGCGCACGCCAAGACGCGTGAGCAGTTCGGGCAGCCCATTGCCGAGTTCCAGGCGGTGCAGTTCATGCTGGCCGAGATGGAAATCGCCATTCAGACAAGCCGGCTGCTGTGGCAGAAGGTGGCCTGGATGGTCGATCAGAAGCAGGACGTGCGCCGCATGGCCAGTGTGGCCAAGTATCACGCCACCGAAGCGCTCTCACAGGTCGCTGACAAGGCCGTGCAGGTGGCCGGGGGGATGGGCTATATGAAGGACTCGCCGGTCGAGCGCTACTACCGTGACCAGCGGCTGCTGCGCATCTATGAGGGCACCAGCGAGATCCAGAAGCTGATCATCGCGCGCGACCTGCTGGCCTGA
- the lon gene encoding endopeptidase La — translation MPTEHITLPKNVPVCPVRGSVIYPTMVQHIDASRAISINAIEAAMQGDKVILIVSQKDKDVDDPQGSDLYEIGTACNVLRVRKNPDGTVQMLVSAVARVRATNYRRDEHLTADIEVLPVETGPTVELQALTRELREKFEGIAAGGKVSAESVQTIQGKEDAGEMADHIAFNLDFKLEDKQALLETVTVTERIRRLLTLLDTEQEVQAVQARIRAQVKEEIDKNQREYYLREQMKVIQKELHGGEDGEDADEAEAFRTKIEALDLKPDVKKEIDREVNRLARMHPDAAEASVIRTYLTWVTELPWNSRSEDRLDVEEAAQVLDEDHYGLEKVKDRVLEFLAVRRLRKERAERGELSAEDVNKGPILVFTGPPGVGKTSIAQSIARALGRKYVRIALGGARDESDIRGHRRTYIGAMPGRLIQGIRTAGTKNPVILLDEVDKLGTSYQGDPSSALLEVLDPAQNQHFTDHYLGVPFDLSEVMFIATANYPEQIPPALMDRMEVIDFSSYIEQEKLEIAKRYLLPRQLTQNGLKPNQISFTDAALEKLISHYTREAGVRNLEREIGTVARKVARRIATGEVKRVKVTDKELERYLGQARHTPETEGKEDMVGVSTGMFYTPVGGDILFVETSIMPGKGLVLTGQLGDVMKESARAALSYAKSNAERFHIDKDRLDNSEIHVHVPAGAIPKEGPSAGGAMATSLISALTGIPARHDVAMTGEMTLTGRYLPIGGLKEKVLGARRAGIKHVIMPKANEPDLRDIPLHLRSSMRFHPCETVDQVLDVALVGGLKALETPRDGSATVPAATGKRKSSRRAGAGGAHA, via the coding sequence ATGCCCACCGAACACATCACCCTTCCCAAAAATGTCCCCGTCTGCCCGGTTCGCGGCAGCGTGATCTACCCCACGATGGTGCAGCATATCGATGCCAGCCGCGCCATCTCCATCAATGCCATTGAGGCCGCCATGCAGGGCGACAAGGTTATCCTGATCGTGTCCCAGAAGGACAAGGACGTGGATGACCCGCAGGGCAGCGACCTCTACGAAATCGGGACGGCCTGTAACGTGCTGCGCGTACGCAAGAATCCTGACGGCACGGTACAGATGCTGGTCTCGGCGGTTGCCCGCGTGCGCGCCACCAACTACCGCCGCGACGAGCACCTGACGGCCGACATCGAGGTTCTGCCTGTAGAGACTGGCCCGACCGTAGAGTTGCAGGCCCTGACCCGCGAACTGCGCGAGAAGTTCGAGGGCATTGCCGCAGGTGGCAAGGTCAGTGCCGAGAGTGTCCAGACCATTCAGGGTAAAGAGGATGCCGGCGAGATGGCCGATCACATCGCTTTCAACCTGGATTTCAAGCTGGAAGACAAGCAGGCGCTGCTGGAGACTGTTACCGTCACCGAGCGTATCCGCAGGCTGCTGACCCTGCTGGACACGGAGCAGGAAGTGCAGGCCGTGCAGGCCCGCATCCGCGCTCAGGTCAAGGAAGAGATCGACAAAAACCAGCGCGAATACTATCTGCGTGAGCAGATGAAGGTGATCCAGAAGGAGCTGCACGGCGGTGAGGACGGCGAAGACGCCGACGAAGCCGAAGCCTTCCGCACCAAGATCGAAGCCCTGGACCTCAAGCCGGACGTCAAGAAGGAAATCGACCGCGAGGTCAACCGTCTGGCGCGCATGCATCCAGACGCAGCCGAAGCTTCGGTGATCCGCACCTACCTGACCTGGGTGACAGAGCTGCCCTGGAATTCACGCAGCGAAGACCGCCTGGATGTGGAGGAAGCCGCGCAGGTGCTTGACGAGGACCACTACGGTCTGGAGAAGGTCAAAGACCGCGTTCTGGAATTCCTGGCTGTGCGCCGCCTGCGCAAGGAACGCGCCGAGCGCGGTGAACTGAGCGCCGAGGACGTCAACAAAGGCCCGATTCTGGTGTTCACCGGCCCTCCTGGCGTCGGGAAGACCAGCATCGCGCAGAGCATTGCACGCGCCCTGGGCCGCAAGTACGTGCGCATCGCGCTGGGCGGCGCACGTGATGAGTCGGATATCCGCGGACACCGCCGCACCTATATCGGCGCCATGCCCGGTCGCCTGATCCAGGGCATCCGCACCGCCGGCACCAAGAACCCGGTGATTCTGCTTGACGAGGTCGACAAGCTGGGCACCAGCTACCAGGGTGACCCCTCCAGCGCACTGCTGGAAGTGCTGGACCCGGCGCAGAACCAGCACTTCACCGATCACTACCTGGGCGTGCCGTTCGACCTGAGCGAAGTAATGTTCATCGCGACCGCCAACTACCCCGAGCAGATTCCGCCCGCACTGATGGACCGCATGGAGGTCATCGACTTTTCCAGTTACATCGAGCAGGAGAAACTGGAGATCGCCAAGCGCTACCTGCTGCCCCGCCAGCTGACTCAGAACGGCCTCAAGCCCAATCAGATCAGCTTTACGGACGCAGCACTGGAAAAGCTGATCAGCCACTACACCCGCGAGGCCGGCGTGCGTAATCTGGAGCGCGAGATCGGCACGGTGGCCCGCAAGGTCGCCCGCCGCATCGCCACCGGTGAGGTCAAGCGCGTCAAGGTGACCGACAAGGAACTCGAACGTTACCTGGGCCAGGCCCGGCACACCCCGGAAACCGAGGGCAAGGAAGATATGGTGGGTGTCAGTACCGGAATGTTCTACACCCCCGTGGGCGGCGACATCCTGTTCGTGGAAACCAGCATCATGCCCGGTAAGGGTCTGGTCCTGACCGGACAGCTGGGCGACGTGATGAAGGAATCGGCCCGCGCCGCCCTGAGCTACGCCAAGAGCAATGCCGAGCGCTTCCACATCGACAAGGACCGCCTGGACAACAGCGAGATTCACGTACACGTCCCGGCCGGGGCCATTCCCAAAGAAGGCCCCAGCGCTGGGGGCGCCATGGCCACCAGCCTGATCAGCGCTCTGACCGGTATTCCTGCCCGTCACGACGTGGCGATGACCGGCGAAATGACCCTGACAGGCCGCTACCTGCCCATCGGCGGTCTGAAAGAGAAGGTTCTGGGTGCCCGGCGCGCAGGCATCAAGCACGTGATCATGCCTAAAGCCAACGAACCCGACCTGAGGGACATCCCACTGCACCTGCGCAGCTCGATGCGCTTCCACCCCTGCGAGACGGTCGATCAGGTTCTGGATGTGGCCCTCGTAGGTGGCCTGAAGGCGCTGGAAACG